One part of the Flavobacterium johnsoniae UW101 genome encodes these proteins:
- a CDS encoding class IIb bacteriocin, lactobin A/cerein 7B family codes for MNLEELNLVELNVQEILEIEGGILPAILAAVEIAGACYAAGYAVGYFMSH; via the coding sequence ATGAATTTAGAAGAATTGAATCTAGTTGAACTTAATGTTCAGGAAATATTAGAAATTGAAGGAGGAATTTTACCAGCAATTCTTGCAGCAGTTGAAATAGCGGGAGCTTGTTATGCAGCTGGATACGCAGTAGGTTATTTTATGAGTCATTAA
- a CDS encoding class IIb bacteriocin, lactobin A/cerein 7B family, which translates to MENLIEKKENEIVELTLNEMVSIDGGIEKWMVAAAFMVGFAPGCCALGYYNATH; encoded by the coding sequence ATGGAAAACTTAATAGAAAAAAAAGAAAACGAAATAGTAGAATTGACATTGAATGAAATGGTCTCAATTGATGGTGGAATAGAGAAATGGATGGTTGCAGCAGCTTTTATGGTTGGATTTGCACCAGGTTGTTGTGCTTTAGGATACTACAATGCTACACACTAA
- a CDS encoding C1 family peptidase codes for MYKNTMKSVFAASAFLVGVSGCFAQDILVNSLKLNASDKSKEAFKFTEVVNLGTTSVKNQGSSGTCWSYSTNSFLESEMIRLGKQPVELSQVFSARNVYVEKGINYVRMHGAVTLGDGGALHDVTNMYKKYGAVPREVYTGLNYGTDKNKFAEMAALIEGVLAAVVKNPNGELTPNWQKAYAAVIDSYLGKVPENFTYKGKNYTPQSFAKEVVGINPDEYIEMSSFTTSPYYQKTTMMVPDNWSFDQVYNVKVNDMTDVIDNALKKGYTVAWATDVSEKSFSWKNGVAYVPTKKFDEMTAEEKADMFNGPKAEPEITPEMRQAAFDNYTTTDDHGMHIIGLAKDQTGKEYYIVKNSWGETNDYKGFLFVTKNFVKYKTTALMVNKGGIPTDIAKKLGV; via the coding sequence ATGTATAAAAATACGATGAAATCAGTTTTTGCTGCATCTGCTTTTTTAGTGGGAGTAAGCGGCTGTTTTGCACAAGACATTTTGGTAAATTCATTAAAGTTAAATGCAAGTGATAAAAGTAAAGAAGCTTTTAAATTTACCGAAGTAGTTAACTTAGGAACTACATCTGTAAAAAATCAAGGTTCATCTGGAACTTGCTGGAGCTATTCTACAAACTCATTTTTAGAGTCAGAAATGATTCGTTTAGGAAAACAGCCTGTTGAGCTTTCTCAGGTTTTTTCGGCAAGAAACGTGTATGTAGAAAAAGGAATTAACTACGTTCGTATGCACGGAGCTGTTACTTTGGGTGACGGTGGTGCTTTGCATGATGTTACAAACATGTACAAAAAATACGGAGCAGTTCCTAGAGAAGTTTACACAGGATTAAACTACGGAACAGATAAAAATAAATTTGCCGAAATGGCAGCACTTATCGAAGGTGTTTTAGCAGCGGTGGTTAAAAATCCAAACGGAGAATTAACACCAAACTGGCAAAAAGCCTATGCAGCCGTTATTGATTCTTACTTAGGAAAAGTGCCGGAAAACTTTACTTACAAAGGAAAAAACTATACACCACAGTCTTTTGCTAAAGAAGTAGTAGGAATTAATCCAGATGAGTACATCGAAATGTCATCGTTTACAACATCTCCATACTACCAAAAAACAACCATGATGGTGCCGGACAACTGGTCATTTGATCAGGTTTACAACGTAAAAGTAAACGACATGACAGATGTTATTGACAATGCATTGAAAAAAGGATATACTGTAGCCTGGGCAACAGACGTAAGCGAGAAAAGCTTTAGCTGGAAAAACGGTGTAGCGTATGTGCCAACAAAGAAATTTGACGAAATGACTGCCGAAGAAAAAGCAGATATGTTTAACGGACCAAAAGCAGAACCGGAAATTACTCCAGAAATGCGTCAGGCTGCGTTTGACAACTACACAACTACAGACGACCACGGAATGCACATTATTGGTCTTGCAAAAGATCAAACCGGAAAAGAATATTATATCGTAAAAAATTCTTGGGGAGAAACAAACGACTACAAAGGTTTCTTGTTTGTAACCAAAAATTTCGTAAAATATAAAACTACTGCCTTAATGGTAAACAAAGGCGGAATCCCAACTGATATCGCTAAGAAATTAGGGGTGTAA
- a CDS encoding helix-turn-helix domain-containing protein, translating to MSTLTKPNHIGRKISRIRELRDMKQEALAYALGMSQQSISIIENSETVDEEKLKAIAEVLGVSAEGIKNFSEEAVLNIIGNTYHDSNVVNGNAYSCNFNPLDKMVELFERLVQAEKDKVEYLEKLYKGK from the coding sequence ATGAGCACACTTACAAAACCAAACCATATAGGACGCAAAATAAGCCGTATTCGTGAACTTCGTGATATGAAACAGGAAGCATTGGCGTATGCTTTAGGTATGAGCCAGCAGTCTATTTCGATTATTGAAAACAGCGAAACTGTTGATGAAGAAAAACTTAAAGCAATTGCCGAAGTTTTAGGTGTTTCTGCTGAAGGAATTAAAAATTTCTCCGAAGAAGCGGTTTTAAATATTATTGGAAATACTTATCACGACAGCAATGTTGTCAATGGAAATGCATATAGCTGTAATTTCAATCCACTTGATAAAATGGTTGAGCTTTTTGAGCGTTTGGTTCAGGCTGAAAAAGATAAGGTTGAGTATTTGGAGAAGTTGTATAAGGGAAAGTAA
- a CDS encoding DUF4870 domain-containing protein has protein sequence MNNKTLAIVSYITIIGWLVSFFSSKTPRNPLVKYHLKQSFGLWIAAIIYNVIIQILATIVPTLVSILSLVSLVFLILLIIGAINASKEKETPLPLIGKLFENKFGFIS, from the coding sequence ATGAACAACAAAACATTAGCGATTGTATCTTATATAACCATAATTGGCTGGTTAGTATCTTTTTTTTCATCAAAAACGCCTAGAAATCCGTTGGTGAAATATCACTTAAAACAAAGCTTTGGATTATGGATTGCCGCAATTATTTATAATGTCATTATTCAAATACTTGCTACTATAGTTCCTACCTTAGTTTCAATTTTAAGTTTAGTGTCGTTAGTTTTTTTAATCCTTTTAATTATTGGAGCAATTAACGCAAGTAAAGAAAAAGAAACTCCGCTTCCTTTAATCGGGAAACTTTTCGAAAACAAGTTTGGTTTTATCAGCTAA
- a CDS encoding peptidase domain-containing ABC transporter has product MASIKIKQHDIKDCGAACLVSIGNYFKVNLPIARIRHYANTDKRGTNVLGIIEAAEKMGFMAKGVKGNLDAINKIPLPAIAHIVTKEQLHHYVVVYKIEKSKITVMDPGYGKMEVYNFDEFQKIWSGVLILFAPNDDFKIRNEKTSPLKRFWNLIQPHKTILIQALVGAILFTVLGLAMSVYIQKITDYVLVDGNRKLLNLLSVSMITLILLQSYINSKKSIFVMKTGQLIDAQLILGYYKHLLHLPQRFFDTMQIGEITSRINDAVKIRSFINEVAIEMIVNVFIVIFSFVLMFTYYWKLALVIILVIPFYISIYFLLNKFNKKVERSIMENAAELQTQLVESITHIRTVKEFGIEEFSNFKTENKFVKLLFFTYKSGLNGIFAATSTQFLASLFTIILMWIGSGYVIDREITPGELFSFYALIGYFTSPVASLINMNKTSQNALIAAERLFEIMDLEREETENKVELQKENLGDIKFENVSFRYGSRLEVFKKFNAVFKKNQTTAIVGESGSGKTTLISLLQNLYPIKEGEILIGQYDIKFIHYQSLRKMIGVIPQQLNLFSGNIIENIALGDSFPNIQRVLDLSKELGITDFVEKLPNGFETQIGENGTMLSGGQKQRIAIARALYKKPEILLMDEATASLDTNSEGIVKRVIDKFKTQEKTIIVIAHRLSTIANADTILVMKNGEIIESGNHLELLEQKSEYYNLWNKQNLL; this is encoded by the coding sequence ATGGCTTCAATAAAAATAAAACAACATGATATTAAAGATTGTGGCGCTGCTTGTCTGGTTTCTATTGGGAACTATTTTAAAGTTAATTTGCCCATAGCTAGAATACGTCATTATGCAAATACGGATAAACGTGGTACAAATGTGCTGGGAATAATTGAGGCTGCTGAAAAAATGGGTTTTATGGCAAAAGGCGTAAAAGGAAATTTAGATGCCATAAATAAAATTCCGCTTCCAGCTATTGCACATATTGTTACAAAAGAGCAGCTTCATCATTATGTTGTAGTTTATAAAATCGAAAAATCGAAAATTACAGTCATGGATCCTGGGTATGGAAAAATGGAAGTTTATAATTTTGATGAATTTCAAAAAATATGGTCAGGAGTGCTAATACTTTTTGCTCCAAATGATGATTTTAAAATTAGAAACGAAAAAACTTCACCACTAAAAAGGTTTTGGAACTTAATTCAGCCGCATAAAACGATTTTAATTCAGGCTTTAGTCGGAGCAATATTGTTTACCGTTTTAGGATTGGCAATGTCAGTTTACATACAAAAAATTACAGATTATGTTTTAGTAGATGGAAATAGAAAACTATTAAATTTATTAAGTGTTTCTATGATTACACTTATTTTGCTTCAATCTTATATTAATTCAAAGAAAAGCATATTTGTAATGAAAACGGGGCAATTAATAGATGCTCAATTAATTCTTGGTTATTATAAGCATTTACTTCATTTGCCGCAACGTTTTTTTGATACTATGCAAATAGGAGAAATTACATCCAGAATAAACGATGCGGTAAAAATTCGTTCTTTTATAAATGAAGTGGCAATAGAAATGATTGTAAATGTTTTTATTGTCATTTTTTCATTTGTATTGATGTTTACCTATTATTGGAAACTAGCTTTAGTTATTATTCTTGTTATACCTTTTTACATTTCTATATATTTTTTATTAAATAAATTTAATAAAAAAGTAGAACGAAGCATTATGGAAAATGCTGCAGAATTACAAACTCAATTAGTAGAAAGCATTACCCATATCAGAACAGTAAAAGAATTTGGAATCGAAGAGTTTTCGAATTTTAAAACTGAAAACAAATTTGTAAAACTTTTATTCTTTACTTATAAATCGGGTTTAAATGGAATTTTTGCGGCAACTTCAACGCAGTTTCTTGCTTCTCTATTTACTATAATTTTAATGTGGATTGGCTCCGGTTATGTTATAGATCGAGAGATTACTCCTGGGGAATTATTTTCATTTTATGCGTTAATTGGATATTTTACTTCTCCAGTTGCTTCGCTGATTAATATGAACAAAACATCACAAAACGCCTTAATCGCTGCAGAAAGGCTTTTTGAGATTATGGATTTAGAAAGAGAAGAAACAGAAAATAAAGTCGAATTACAAAAAGAAAACTTAGGAGATATAAAATTTGAAAACGTTTCTTTTCGTTATGGATCACGATTAGAAGTTTTTAAAAAATTTAATGCAGTATTTAAAAAGAATCAAACAACAGCTATAGTTGGGGAGAGTGGTAGTGGGAAGACAACATTGATTTCACTACTTCAGAACTTATACCCAATAAAAGAAGGGGAAATTCTAATTGGCCAATATGATATTAAATTTATTCATTATCAAAGTTTAAGAAAAATGATTGGAGTTATTCCGCAACAGTTGAATTTATTTTCAGGAAATATTATCGAAAACATCGCTTTGGGAGATTCGTTTCCAAATATTCAAAGAGTCTTAGATTTATCGAAAGAATTAGGAATAACTGATTTTGTAGAAAAACTACCAAATGGTTTTGAAACGCAGATTGGTGAAAACGGAACAATGCTTTCGGGAGGACAAAAACAAAGAATTGCCATTGCAAGAGCATTATATAAAAAACCAGAAATTTTACTAATGGATGAAGCAACAGCTTCGTTAGATACTAATTCAGAAGGAATAGTAAAAAGAGTGATTGACAAATTCAAAACACAAGAGAAAACGATAATAGTTATAGCACATCGTTTAAGTACAATCGCAAATGCCGATACAATATTAGTTATGAAAAATGGAGAAATTATTGAATCAGGAAATCATTTAGAATTGTTGGAACAAAAATCAGAATATTATAATTTATGGAATAAACAGAATTTGCTTTAA
- a CDS encoding HlyD family secretion protein, protein MNFSSDPIHTLENLIAKNKSKSFSIYLIVIIAILTFLILLPIIKVDISSQSRGIIRGKAENVPVSTIVNGRISWIFLKNNAFVKKGDTLLKISKENLESDKRTQDTLLVSVLALLRDISNLLQNKTTHLQTSTAREDLFKFQSGKNELQSKISQAKINYDRNKILYDKDIIAKADFEKLEYELRLTEQAMQSFISQQKATWENQKRDLEERLKNLNGTVFKINAESNNYVVTAPISGTIESFSGIQKGSFVSASQTIAIISSTDNLIVENNVSPNDIGLIKKNQKVKFQLDAFNYNQWGLLDGKVIDIDHNITIQGDQAFFKVRCSLNSKTLQLKSGDKTNVSKGMTLTTRYIITKRSLFDLLFDKIDDWLNPKLSNKI, encoded by the coding sequence ATGAATTTCAGTTCAGATCCAATACATACTCTTGAAAATCTTATTGCAAAAAACAAATCCAAGAGTTTTTCTATTTACTTGATTGTTATTATAGCAATTCTAACTTTTTTGATATTACTGCCTATAATTAAGGTAGATATAAGTAGTCAAAGTCGCGGCATTATTCGTGGTAAAGCTGAAAATGTTCCCGTTTCAACGATTGTAAACGGGAGAATTAGCTGGATATTTTTAAAAAATAATGCTTTTGTAAAAAAAGGAGATACACTTTTAAAAATATCTAAAGAAAATCTGGAAAGTGATAAAAGAACTCAAGACACCTTATTAGTTTCTGTTCTTGCATTATTAAGAGACATTTCAAATCTTTTACAGAATAAAACAACACATCTACAAACTTCTACTGCACGCGAAGATTTATTCAAATTCCAATCTGGAAAAAATGAACTTCAAAGTAAAATTTCACAAGCTAAAATAAATTATGATCGCAATAAAATTCTTTACGATAAAGATATTATTGCTAAGGCAGATTTTGAAAAACTTGAATATGAATTACGTTTAACAGAACAGGCAATGCAAAGTTTTATAAGTCAGCAAAAAGCAACTTGGGAAAATCAGAAAAGAGATTTAGAAGAACGTTTAAAAAACCTTAACGGAACGGTTTTTAAAATAAATGCAGAATCAAATAATTATGTTGTTACAGCTCCCATTTCGGGAACTATAGAAAGTTTTTCAGGGATTCAAAAAGGCTCTTTTGTAAGCGCATCACAAACCATTGCGATAATTTCCTCAACAGACAATCTTATAGTCGAAAATAATGTTTCGCCCAATGATATTGGTTTGATAAAGAAAAACCAAAAAGTGAAGTTTCAGTTAGATGCTTTCAATTATAATCAATGGGGATTATTAGATGGAAAAGTAATCGACATTGATCATAATATTACGATACAGGGTGATCAGGCATTTTTTAAAGTGCGATGTTCTCTAAACTCAAAAACTTTACAATTAAAATCAGGTGACAAAACTAACGTGTCAAAAGGAATGACCTTAACTACAAGATATATAATCACTAAAAGAAGTTTGTTTGATTTGCTGTTTGATAAAATTGACGATTGGTTAAACCCCAAATTATCAAATAAAATATAA
- a CDS encoding NADH:flavin oxidoreductase/NADH oxidase has product MASQLFSPLTLKSITLKNRIVISPMCQYSAVDGFANDWHLVHLGSRASGGVGLIIQEATAVSPEARISPSDLGIWKDEHIEKLKQINAFIVSQNSVPGIQLAHAGRKASVSAPWLGNKKLDFAQGGWQTVAPSAVPYHEGEPFLPEALDQNGIQKIISDFKAATKRAVEAGYKVLEIHGAHGYLLHQFLSPLTNIRTDEYGGSFENRIRFTLEIVEAVQTEWPSDLPLIVRISATDWAEGGWNPEESVQLSKILKEKGVDLIDVSSGGLVSHQKIAIGPGYQVPFAEKIKKEANILTGAVGLITEAKQAEEILNKGQADLILFARESLRNPNLPLDFAKELNDDIQWPKQYERAKI; this is encoded by the coding sequence ATGGCTTCACAATTATTTTCTCCCTTAACTTTAAAAAGCATCACCTTAAAAAATAGAATCGTTATTTCGCCAATGTGCCAATATTCAGCCGTTGACGGATTTGCAAACGACTGGCATCTGGTTCACTTAGGAAGCCGTGCAAGCGGTGGCGTTGGTTTAATTATTCAGGAAGCGACTGCCGTTTCTCCCGAAGCCAGAATTTCTCCTTCAGACCTTGGGATCTGGAAAGACGAACATATCGAAAAACTCAAACAAATCAATGCTTTTATTGTTTCTCAAAATTCAGTTCCCGGAATCCAGCTGGCACATGCCGGAAGAAAAGCAAGTGTTTCGGCTCCGTGGCTCGGAAATAAAAAATTAGATTTTGCTCAGGGCGGATGGCAGACAGTTGCACCAAGTGCGGTTCCGTATCACGAAGGAGAACCTTTTCTTCCCGAAGCTTTAGACCAAAACGGAATCCAAAAAATAATCTCCGATTTTAAAGCAGCAACAAAAAGAGCCGTTGAAGCCGGATACAAAGTGTTAGAAATTCACGGTGCGCACGGTTATTTACTGCACCAGTTTTTATCGCCTTTAACAAATATCAGAACCGACGAATATGGCGGAAGTTTCGAAAACCGAATCCGTTTTACACTCGAAATTGTAGAAGCAGTTCAAACCGAATGGCCTTCAGATTTACCTTTAATTGTTAGAATTTCAGCAACAGACTGGGCAGAAGGCGGGTGGAATCCTGAAGAATCTGTACAGCTTTCGAAAATTCTAAAAGAAAAAGGAGTAGATTTAATCGATGTTTCGTCTGGCGGATTAGTTTCACATCAAAAAATTGCAATTGGTCCGGGTTATCAGGTTCCTTTTGCAGAAAAAATCAAGAAAGAAGCCAATATTCTTACAGGCGCTGTAGGTTTGATTACCGAAGCGAAACAAGCCGAGGAAATTTTAAATAAAGGTCAGGCCGATTTAATCTTGTTTGCCAGAGAATCACTTAGAAATCCTAACCTGCCATTAGATTTCGCCAAAGAGTTAAACGACGATATTCAATGGCCAAAACAATACGAAAGAGCTAAAATTTAA
- a CDS encoding DUF4297 domain-containing protein: MADAINPLFESQREKAGSQTKGKYNYQYHWALYKVLSEHQLRKEYAVFVELHEDVVICDSLNAEKAKFELNQVKTTSKNMSHNELTKLKKGVKGSSVLAKLVDNTNKKGYSPKINSLNLVSVYPFTLELKQKGVILEKITLEDLSDSQVKKLEDAIEKELGEGVALPKNLQFIVSNLSEKNYQNDVIATISSLIEKMHPESYCKPNDIYRLLIDEIDQKGVVEYDFVKWNDLLNKKALTSITINNVINQFINVKDEGQVQSDFHEISKELGLTVIGRKKLKSGFERYRLSRLGNNSVLQLETSQEIIKLIRHEVGIGEENINELIENVIKKLNAKYQDPFSTIENLKGAIICEYILDNE, from the coding sequence ATGGCTGATGCAATTAATCCTTTATTTGAATCTCAAAGAGAAAAAGCCGGTTCACAAACTAAAGGCAAGTACAATTATCAATATCATTGGGCACTATACAAAGTCTTAAGCGAACATCAATTAAGAAAAGAATACGCTGTGTTTGTTGAATTACATGAAGATGTAGTTATATGTGATTCTTTGAATGCTGAGAAGGCTAAATTTGAGCTAAATCAAGTTAAAACTACTAGTAAAAACATGTCTCATAATGAATTAACAAAACTAAAAAAAGGCGTAAAAGGCTCTTCTGTTTTAGCTAAACTTGTTGATAATACTAATAAAAAAGGTTATTCTCCTAAAATAAACAGCCTTAATTTAGTTTCCGTTTATCCTTTTACTTTAGAGTTAAAACAAAAAGGAGTGATTCTTGAGAAAATTACATTAGAGGATTTGTCAGATTCTCAAGTAAAAAAACTTGAGGATGCAATTGAAAAGGAGTTAGGGGAAGGAGTTGCCTTGCCAAAAAATCTTCAGTTTATTGTTTCAAACCTTTCTGAGAAAAATTATCAGAATGATGTTATTGCTACAATCTCTTCATTAATCGAAAAGATGCATCCAGAATCTTATTGTAAACCTAACGATATTTATAGATTATTAATTGACGAAATAGATCAAAAGGGAGTTGTAGAATATGATTTTGTTAAATGGAATGATTTATTAAACAAGAAAGCATTAACTTCTATAACAATCAACAATGTTATTAATCAATTCATCAACGTTAAGGACGAAGGACAAGTACAATCTGATTTTCACGAAATATCTAAAGAATTGGGACTAACAGTTATTGGACGAAAAAAATTAAAAAGTGGTTTTGAAAGATATCGTTTGTCTCGTTTAGGTAACAATAGTGTTCTACAACTCGAAACCTCTCAGGAAATTATTAAATTAATTAGACATGAGGTAGGTATTGGAGAAGAAAATATTAATGAATTAATAGAAAACGTAATTAAAAAACTTAATGCAAAATATCAAGATCCATTTTCAACAATTGAAAATTTAAAAGGAGCAATAATTTGCGAATATATATTAGATAATGAATAA
- a CDS encoding AraC family transcriptional regulator gives MYELEKEKYLGNTKNSFDTAQGIAVVETEYQNKVYEGWHSHNNAHITLFLKGGTTEKRKNFSETVGAGSLLFYHSDELHLNQNTLFPSRNINIEIEENLIKELQISEAVIEKSIQNEAFTKFLILKIFKETLTADTFSADTIKMLFSQLSNANTHLDRFEKSPFWVKSLNELLNDCWNENPNLQDLALVLNLNPITISKHFPKYFGCTLGEYMRRIKINRSLSLIQSSENNLTEIALECGFADQSHFIRTFKTQTGFLPKQFQKL, from the coding sequence ATGTACGAACTCGAAAAAGAGAAATACTTAGGCAATACCAAAAACAGTTTTGATACTGCGCAGGGAATTGCTGTGGTCGAGACTGAATATCAAAACAAGGTTTACGAAGGCTGGCATTCGCACAATAATGCACATATAACGCTTTTCTTAAAAGGCGGTACGACCGAGAAAAGAAAAAATTTCAGCGAAACGGTTGGCGCGGGATCGCTGTTGTTTTATCACAGCGACGAACTGCATTTAAACCAAAATACGCTTTTTCCTTCCCGAAATATTAATATTGAAATTGAAGAAAACCTCATCAAGGAACTTCAAATTTCCGAAGCTGTTATCGAAAAATCAATTCAAAATGAAGCTTTTACCAAGTTTTTGATTTTAAAGATTTTTAAGGAAACGCTTACCGCCGATACTTTTTCTGCTGATACAATTAAAATGTTGTTCTCTCAGTTATCGAACGCCAATACTCATTTGGATCGATTTGAGAAAAGTCCGTTTTGGGTAAAAAGTTTAAACGAATTATTAAACGACTGCTGGAACGAGAATCCCAATCTTCAGGATTTGGCATTGGTTTTAAACCTCAACCCTATTACCATTTCAAAGCATTTCCCTAAATATTTTGGCTGCACATTGGGCGAATATATGCGCCGTATTAAAATTAATCGGTCGCTTTCGCTGATACAATCCAGTGAAAATAATTTAACCGAAATTGCCCTCGAATGCGGATTTGCTGATCAAAGTCATTTTATAAGAACTTTTAAAACGCAAACGGGATTTCTGCCAAAACAGTTTCAAAAATTATAA
- a CDS encoding GIY-YIG nuclease family protein: MNVVYIIFSAKLNRFYIGFTSDFDVRMEFHKNAESHKFTANAQDWELFLKIECENKTQGLAIEKHIKKMKSKTYVENLIKYPDIISRLKEKYK, encoded by the coding sequence ATGAACGTTGTTTACATTATTTTTTCTGCCAAATTAAACCGATTTTACATTGGATTTACTTCTGATTTTGATGTGCGAATGGAGTTTCATAAAAATGCTGAATCACATAAGTTTACTGCTAATGCTCAAGATTGGGAATTATTTCTCAAAATAGAATGCGAAAACAAAACACAAGGTCTGGCTATTGAAAAACACATTAAAAAAATGAAAAGCAAAACCTATGTCGAAAACCTTATTAAGTATCCGGATATTATTTCTAGACTCAAAGAGAAGTACAAATAA
- the rseP gene encoding RIP metalloprotease RseP, translating to MDIVIKLSQFLLSLSLLIILHELGHFIPAKLFKTRVEKFYLFFDVKYSLLKKKIGETEYGIGWLPLGGYVKISGMIDESMDKEQMALPPQPWEFRSKPAWQRLIIMLGGVTVNFILAFIIYIGMAFAYGDTYIANSDLKDGVAIDNPAMLKAGFKTGDKIISIDGKKVENFDSDMNMNIIMAKQVLIERNGEQQTIKMPTDFVDQLSKHEKGLLVGIRMPFVVGKISEESENTALKPKDLVVSLNGQKIKYFDEAKAILESNKGKSIPAVVLRDLKETPITVKVSNAGKLGVAVGGLGMDSLEKLGYYKVSTKEYGFFESIPVGLEKGKDQLVGYGKQLKMIFNPETKAYKQVGGFAAIYNIFPSFWSWETFWSITALLSIMLGVMNLLPIPALDGGHVMFLLYEMISGKKPSDKFLENAQMVGFVLLISLLLFANGNDIYKAIVGK from the coding sequence ATGGATATAGTTATCAAACTCTCTCAATTTTTATTGAGTTTATCTTTACTTATTATTCTTCACGAATTAGGACATTTTATTCCTGCTAAATTATTTAAAACGAGAGTTGAAAAATTTTACTTATTTTTTGATGTTAAATATTCGCTGTTAAAAAAGAAAATCGGCGAAACTGAATATGGTATCGGATGGTTACCGCTTGGAGGTTATGTAAAAATTTCTGGAATGATCGATGAAAGTATGGACAAAGAGCAAATGGCGCTTCCTCCGCAGCCGTGGGAATTTCGTTCTAAACCAGCTTGGCAGCGTTTAATTATTATGCTTGGCGGTGTTACCGTAAATTTTATTCTTGCATTTATCATTTATATAGGAATGGCATTTGCTTATGGCGATACGTATATTGCAAACTCTGATTTAAAAGATGGTGTGGCAATAGACAATCCTGCAATGCTTAAAGCCGGATTTAAAACCGGAGACAAGATTATTTCTATTGACGGAAAAAAAGTAGAGAATTTTGACAGTGATATGAATATGAATATCATTATGGCAAAACAAGTTCTTATAGAAAGAAACGGCGAACAGCAGACTATTAAAATGCCTACTGATTTTGTCGATCAGTTGTCTAAACATGAAAAAGGCTTATTAGTTGGTATTAGAATGCCATTTGTTGTGGGCAAAATTTCTGAAGAATCTGAGAATACTGCTCTAAAACCAAAAGATTTAGTTGTAAGCCTGAACGGACAGAAAATTAAATATTTTGATGAAGCTAAAGCTATCTTAGAAAGCAATAAAGGAAAATCTATTCCTGCAGTTGTTTTACGTGATTTAAAAGAAACTCCTATTACCGTAAAAGTATCTAATGCAGGGAAACTTGGGGTTGCTGTGGGCGGTTTAGGAATGGACTCTTTAGAAAAATTAGGTTACTATAAAGTAAGCACAAAAGAATATGGTTTCTTCGAATCGATTCCGGTTGGTCTTGAAAAAGGAAAAGATCAGTTGGTAGGTTACGGAAAACAATTAAAAATGATTTTTAATCCAGAAACAAAAGCTTACAAACAAGTAGGTGGTTTTGCTGCGATTTACAATATTTTCCCTAGTTTTTGGAGCTGGGAAACTTTCTGGTCAATTACGGCTTTATTATCAATTATGCTTGGAGTTATGAATTTATTGCCAATTCCGGCACTTGATGGTGGTCATGTGATGTTTTTATTATATGAAATGATCAGCGGTAAAAAACCGAGCGATAAATTCCTAGAGAACGCACAAATGGTTGGTTTTGTTTTACTTATTTCACTACTACTGTTTGCTAATGGTAACGACATTTACAAGGCAATTGTAGGCAAGTAA